In Leishmania braziliensis MHOM/BR/75/M2904 complete genome, chromosome 23, one genomic interval encodes:
- a CDS encoding kinesin, which yields MPKVRGEEGIGVYLRIRPPPTSQQSRLLATGGGTAETASSFESTRGAGQPPRSFQYDVEESFEKSVLHLHTAQRLVQEAQRATAGPSPPLSYSASAGSPRGGGGGGIKNTAVVDDVVNNTVVDFQYRFNRVFRPNATQEDVFTTVAKGCVESVLDGLNSTVFAYGQTGSGKTYSITGGTASYQERGLIPRALAMIYEEVARQREGGGGRRRRSSSSSTEATGEDDTGGGGSTTYTITMSYLQIYNDKGQDLLNHGSDARTLEELPAVTIHEMEDDIVLKGLEQHSAPTLADALNLLFLGDTNRLYCETPMNKTSSRSHCIFTIYLEARTTLSSVVRRSKLNLVDLAGSERVSKTGVSGTILMEAKHINLSLHFLEQVIVALSEKAKGVRDHVPYRNSFLTMALRDSLGRNCKTVMLATVHVVVSQVAETISTCQFAQRVAMIQQAPQVNLETDPVLLVRKLRVEVAQLKDEVAYLRAHGGGGGGATLLAADRTLTADEKNVCRGMVEAYIQKAAVDGDWCSRLTGFDGDMARMYYCYEVLRERLVRGGGGVRQDTQQEQRLAASEEQVTALRHSLQLKENELQMLLTVLKKAGGTGAMGSVGAAGGEVGLGAAGVRYNAAAQTPHSSGGNGSISENGEGEALRRGSFSFTGLRSSSASRCANASETQNDEQQQQLEVSLRQSIYRDAQKLAAQLRWSSGAARTQATTTAAPPHTERTVEAALTRVTTLAQEGQFTAAEVAATTEFLESKREYQRHVESSHEPHEGDNNNEGGSGSSGGDGDNGRTVVDVLMDEQLLQNRAQALEAFKASYEAQHKVEETKQLLRPKYAACKSTAQQLNACVDAIKQLKTKIQRRRAERAADGSNVVDAEEAAWLAELSSTKERYNVHAVQLRHDKEEIDGMHAYLKHSQEQLACDFERWFSARQQQVQLALQQQQRHAQCQHEQEKRMELTDGLRAVLGASPVNAPSSEKPNQKVCASQAPSPHGGTSDTASTISSIQGGSSLTFSPLLSAAQPQRSYAFSASNTMSTVPLPPNANGNGGLPAASSSSAMQTLVRGERRLASLPMTLSDGQLRPADVASARLSPPPTVQRDGVSATPPSAPLGFAGPARNTWATALTMGGGAATTPSPTRPFHLLPIDDASATSHTAPSVALANGTAFTLTTTADKKPSNPYFPQFPSTGNAAADAQLAELYKAREAMRKQFQ from the coding sequence atgcCGAAGGTCcgcggcgaggagggcatCGGGGTGTACCTCCGCATCCGACCGCCGCCGACATCACAGCAGAGTCGCCTGctcgccaccggcggcggcactgcagagACCGCTAGCTCATTCGAGTCCACGCGCGGAGCCGGCCAGCCCCCGCGTAGCTTTCAGTACGATGTGGAAGAGAGCTTTGAAAAGTCAGTCTTGCACCTGCACACCGCGCAGAGACtcgtgcaggaggcgcagcgggcgACGGCAGGtccatcaccgccgctgtcgtaCTCAGCCTCTGCGGGCAGCCcacgcggtggtggtggcggcggcatcaAAAACACCGCTGTTGTTGACGACGTCGTGAACAACACCGTCGTTGATTTTCAGTACCGCTTTAACCGCGTGTTCAGGCCGAACGCAACGCAGGAGGACGTCTTCACCACTGTTGCGAAGGGGTGTGTGGAGTCGGTGCTGGATGGCCTGAACAGCACCGTCTTTGCCTACGGCCAGACAGGCAGCGGCAAGACGTACAGCATCACGGGCGGAACAGCGAGCTACCAAGAGCGTGGCCTCATCCCACGCGCACTGGCCATGATCTACGAGGAAGTGGCACGGCAGcgcgagggcggcggtggtcgacgccggcgcagcagcagcagcagcaccgaggcCACAGGCGAGGACGATaccggtgggggaggctcCACGACGTACACCATCACCATGTCGTACCTTCAGATCTACAACGACAAGGGGCAAGACCTGCTCAATCATGGCAGCGACGCTcgcacgctggaggagctgccgGCTGTCACGATACACGAAATGGAGGACGACATTGTGCTCAAGGGACtcgagcagcacagcgccCCGACGCTTGCGGACGCCCTGAACCTTCTGTTCCTCGGCGACACAAACCGTCTGTACTGCGAGACGCCAATGAACAAGACGTCGTCGCGCTCGCACTGCATCTTCACGATTTACCTCGAGGCCCGCACCACCCTTTCCTCCGTCGTGCGTCGCTCCAAGCTGAACCTCGTCGATCTCGCCGGTAGCGAGCGCGTAAGCAAGACGGGTGTGTCGGGCACGATCTTGATGGAGGCGAAACATATcaacctctctctccacttccTCGAGCAAGTCATCGTGGCACTCagcgagaaggcgaaggGGGTACGCGATCACGTGCCGTACCGCAACTCGTTTCTcacgatggcgctgcgcgacagccTTGGTCGTAACTGCAAGACAGTCATGCTCGCCACAGTGCACGTCGTCGTCTCGCAGGTGGCGGAGACGATCAGCACATGTCAATTTGCACAGCGTGTGGCAATGATTCAGCAGGCACCGCAGGTGAACTTGGAGACGGACCCGGTGTTGCTCGTGCGCAAGCTGCGCGTAGAGGTCGCACAGCTGAAGGACGAGGTCGCCTACCTCcgcgcgcacggcggcggcggtggtggtgcaacATTACTTGCGGCTGACCGCACGTTGACAGCAGATGAGAAGAACGTATGCCGCGGCATGGTAGAGGCGTACATCCAGAAGGCTGCCGTGGACGGCGACTGGTGCTCCCGCCTCACCGGCTTTGATGGAGACATGGCTCGCATGTATTACTGTTATGAGGTTCTGCGTGAGCGTCtcgtgcgcggcggcggtggcgtacGCCAGGATAcacagcaggagcagcggctggcAGCGAGCGAAGAGCAGGTGACGGCACTTCGGCACAGTCTACAGCTCAAAGAAAACGAGCTGCAGATGCTGTTGACGGTGCTCAAGAAGGCAGGAGGCACTGGCGCAATGGGCAGTGTTGGCGCGGCTGGTGGCGAGGTAGGCctcggtgctgccggtgtgCGGTACAACGCGGCTGCACAGACACCgcacagcagtggcggcaacGGCTCCATCAGCGAGaacggagagggggaggcctTGCGGCGTGGCTCATTCAGTTTCACAGGATTACGAAGCAGCTCCGCAAGTCGATGCGCGAATGCCAGCGAAACACAGAacgacgagcagcagcagcagctggaggtcTCACTGAGGCAGAGCATCTACCGCGACGCGCAGAAGCTAGCTGCTCAGCTGCGCTGGTCAAGTGGGGCAGCACGTACACAAGCCACGAcgactgcagcgccgccgcacacGGAGAGGACAGTCGAGGCGGCCCTGACTCGTGTCACCACCCTTGCGCAAGAAGGCCAATTCACAGCGGCCGAGGTTGCAGCCACCACCGAGTTCCTTGAGAGCAAGCGTGAGTACCAGCGGCACGTCGAAAGCTCGCACGAGCCCCACGAAggagacaacaacaacgagggcggcagcggcagcagtggtggcgacggtgacaACGGTCGTACGGTGGTGGACGTGCTGATGGACGAGCAGCTTCTGCAGAACCGCGCGCAGGCGCTCGAGGCTTTCAAGGCGTCCTACGAAGCTCAGCacaaggtggaggagacgaagcagctgctccgtCCCAAGTACGCAGCCTGCAAAtccacggcgcagcagctcaacGCCTGTGTAGATGCCATCAAACAGCTGAAGACCAAGATCCAGCGCCGGCGAGCTGAGCGAGCGGCGGACGGCAGCAATGTCGTGGACGCCGAGGAAGCCGCGTGGCTGGCGGAGCTGAGCTCGACCAAGGAGCGCTACAATGTACACGCCGTGCAACTGCGGCACGACAAGGAAGAAATCGACGGCATGCACGCCTACCTCAAGCACTCACAGGAGCAGCTGGCGTGCGACTTTGAGCGTTGGTTcagcgcacggcagcagcaggtgcagttggcgctgcagcagcaacagcggcacgcgcAGTGCCAGCATGAGCAGGAAAAACGAATGGAGCTAACGGATGGCTTGCGAGCGGTGCTCGGAGCATCACCAGTCAACGCCCCATCGTCCGAGAAGCCAAACCAGAAGGTGTGTGCCTCGCAGGCACCGTCACCGCATGGCGGCACCAGCGACACGGCAAGCACAATCAGTAGTATCCAAGGTGGTAGCAGCCTGACCTTTTCACCACTGCTCTCCGCCGCTCAGCCACAGCGCTCCTATGCGTTCTCGGCCAGCAACACCATGAGTACTGTGCCGCTCCCGCCCAACGCGAATGGCAATGGTGGGCttccagcagcgtcgtcgtcatccgCTATGCAAACGCTTGTGCGGGGTGAGCGCCGCCTcgcatcgctgccgatgACCTTGAGCGatgggcagctgcgccctGCGGACGTGGCCTCAGCACGCTTATCGCCGCCGCCTACGGTGCAGCGAGATGGCGTCAGTGCAACTCCACCGTCTGCCCCGCTAGGGTTCGCGGGGCCAGCGCGGAACACCTGGGCAACCGCGTTGACCatgggtggcggtgcagcaacCACGCCGAGTCCGACGCGACCGTTTCATCTCCTGCCGATCGACGACGCCTCTGCCACCAGCCACACGGCCCCGTCTGTCGCCCTTGCCAACGGCACCGCCTTTACCCTCACTACCACTGCCGATAAGAAGCCGAGCAACCCGTACTTTCCGCAGTTTCCGTCTACcggcaacgccgccgcggatgctcagctggcggagctctacaaggcgagagaggcaaTGCGCAAGCAGTTCCAGTGA
- a CDS encoding ATP-dependent RNA Helicase, giving the protein MQPPSSWRIYVGDDIGASGTGAAGDKGNGHAAANMEEDTARLLDSAFVRRARYILQTLPAKIRQQPSAAPSPVLRWLLLHEAGEGQSKVQTGTTPAVTDRPSTTPTPAPSSAVAGMSAGVSTAAATSALARRGVGPKDPLLQRLLKQQQKAALSASAPTSATPTSTVTSGGTSTHMPCASHWTQRPFSAMTSTSWKVFRQQLGITVELVAPTQLPTETSGSSAAQLGSFVKTLSPADTLPAIRCWEEAQLPLSLGRCVTHAYALPTAVQAQCVPVALLPRLAPSATSANSGGVAGAATAAVLGMDILAVAETGSGKTAAYLVPLLYHVLCRAPKLLGYPDRISLGPLSLVIVPTRELAEQVTASLLQLCGQAPAASSCSSSGGQVSQDTIRVWETHEVDVNSTSGHDGTSSVAAALAVRNYLSELRVVKVIGGESRDAQYAALARGAHCVIGTVGQLHVLLEDRLLSLGNAQFVVMDEADRIIHEQQEERLTAVLERCPQPRQTVMFTATLSTACAAVAKRYLSKTGYYLVRTPYRCTSIRQSFELVSDTGAPPTGAAPEAVEGRQQRHPKRGEPQPQQRQRRLHPLIHAQKFARLVTWLVYATAPIIVFANEKSTCDALWEELRAEAEYLDAQQEYYTIKDMVGAPPEGLTFREDIAGGQGAMPFTLSNMAARHTPTLANLTSVAVVHSELSQAERRSLVAQFQRRQRHVLLTTDLLARGLDVAGVTLVVNYDVPWAATASSSDAVALYIHRIGRTGRAGATGVAVTFVTLPAAMVQRAEVIAREETEVTATPKQSHGPVKAHRAALRTDGDEEDDLAALCELFDSDTRNVWMAGAAASSSTAADNARGRRRRSDEDSDDAEAYNSDSDDDQNSSSADATNYASGNANHNSNGTRKPPRKRHKRSDATFASDAAVLRPLWSFLIECAEGEGCRDGAAALQRGTYAKISVPPALGCIMVQLSASSQYGRITL; this is encoded by the coding sequence ATGCAGCCGCCCTCGTCATGGCGTATCTACGTCGGCGATGACATCGGCGCTAGCggcactggtgctgctggggaCAAGGGCAACGGTCATGCAGCAGCAAACATGGAGGAGGATACAGCGCGCTTGCTTGACTCGGCATTTGTGCGGCGCGCCCGCTACATTCTGCAGACCCTCCCAGCGAAGATTCGCCAGCAACCGTCTGCCGCGCCGTCAcctgtgctgcgctggctgctgctgcacgaaGCAGGGGAAGGACAGAGCAAGGTGCAGACAGGCACGACGCCCGCTGTGACTGATCGGCCCAGCACCACTCCCACGCCTGCCCCATCGTCTGCCGTTGCTGGTATGTCAGCAGGGGTttcgacagcagcagccacctcAGCGCTAGCGCGTCGAGGTGTCGGACCAAAGGACCCGCTGCTTCAGCgcctgctgaagcagcagcaaaaggCGGCTTTGTCTGCCTCCGCACCAACGTCCGCCACGCCCACCTCAACCGTCACCAGTGGCGGCACGAGCACGCACATGCCCTGTGCGTCTCACTGGACACAGCGCCCGTTCTCTGCCATGACGTCTACCAGTTGGAAGGTATTCCGGCAACAGCTGGGCATCACCGTCGAGCTGGTAgcgccgacgcagctgcccacTGAGACCAGCGgctccagcgcagcgcagctgggAAGCTTCGTCAAGACGTTGTCTCCAGCCGACACGCTACCGGCGATCCGCTGCTGGGAGGAAGCCCAGCTACCGCTGTCACTTGGCCGGTGCGTCACGCACGCGTACGCGCTGCCGACGGCGGTGCAAGCGCAGTGCGTGCCGGTCGCGCTTCTCCCGCGGTTGGCGCCGTCGGCCACGAGCGCGAACAGCGGCGGTGTAGCTGGCGCGGCTACGGCAGCAGTGCTTGGCATGGACATCCTCGCAGTAGCGGAGACCGGTAGTGGCAAGACTGCCGCGTACCTCGTGCCGCTGCTATACCACGTGCTGTGCCGGGCACCAAAGCTACTGGGCTACCCCGACCGCATCTCACTGGGGCCGCTGAGCTTGGTGATTGTACCGACGCGCGAACTGGCTGAGCAGGTGACGGCGTCGCTTCTGCAGTTGTGTGGTCAGGCACCAGCTGCCTCAagttgcagcagcagcgggggtCAAGTCTCGCAGGACACTATCCGAGTTTGGGAGACGCATGAGGTCGATGTGAACAGCACTAGTGGCCACGATGGTACGTCCTCTGTGGCCGCGGCGTTGGCGGTGCGAAATTATCTGAGCGAGCTGCGCGTCGTCAAGGTTATTGGTGGCGAGAGTCGCGATGCGCAGTACGCCGCCCTCGCCCGCGGCGCGCACTGCGTCATTGGCACGGTGGGCCAACTGCACGTACTTCTCGAGGACCGCTTGCTCTCGCTCGGAAACGCGCAGTTCGTCGTGATGGACGAAGCGGATCGGATAATccatgagcagcaggaggagcgacTCACTGCCGTGCTGGAGCGGTGcccgcagccgcggcagacAGTCATGTTCACGGCGACGCTGAGTACGGCAtgcgcggcagtggcgaAGCGGTACCTCAGCAAGACCGGCTACTACCTGGTGCGGACACCGTATCGGTGCACCTCGATCCGTCAATCCTTCGAGCTGGTCTCTGACACCGGCGCCCCGCCTACGGGCGCTGCCCCGGAAGCGGTAGAAGGACGGCAACAACGACACCCGAAAAGGGGCGaaccgcagccgcagcagcggcagcgtcgcctgCACCCCCTCATACACGCGCAGAAGTTTGCGCGACTGGTGACGTGGCTCGTCTACGCCACAGCCCCCATCATCGTCTTCGCCAACGAGAAGTCGACGTGTGACGCGCTATGGGAAGAGCTGCGTGCCGAGGCGGAGTATCTGGACGCACAGCAGGAATACTACACAATCAAGGACATGGTCGGGGCGCCGCCCGAGGGCTTGACATTCCGCGAAGACATCGCAGGTGGTCAAGGAGCGATGCCATTCACCTTGTCGAATATGGCTGCACGGCACACGCCGACGTTGGCGAACCTCACCTCCGTTGCCGTCGTACACTCAGAGCTCTCGCAGGCTGAACGGCGCTCTCTCGTGGCGCAGTTTCAGCGGCGTCAACGGCACGTTCTCCTCACAACAGACCTCCTCGCTCGTGGCCTTGACGTGGCGGGGGTGACGCTTGTGGTCAACTACGATGTGCCGTGGGCCGCCACTGCCTCGTCGAgcgacgcggtggcgctgtaCATCCACCGCATCGGCCGCACCGgccgcgccggcgccaccggcgtcgccgtcactTTCGTCACTTTGCCTGCCGCGATGGTGCAGCGGGCGGAGGTGATAGCgagggaggagacggaggtgacggcgacgccaaAACAGTCCCATGGCCCCGTAAAGGCGCACCGAGCGGCACTTCGCACCGAcggcgatgaggaggacgaccTCGCCGCCCTCTGTGAGCTCTTTGACAGTGACACACGCAATGTCTGGATGGCAGGGGCGGCAGCTTCATCGTCCACTGCGGCAGATAATGCCCGTggacgccgacgccgcagtGACGaagacagcgacgacgcggaggcgtacaacagcgacagcgacgacgaccaaaacagcagcagcgcggacGCTACGAACTATGCAAGCGGAAACGCGAATCACAACAGCAATGGCACGCGAAAGCCGCCAAGGAAGCGACACAAGCGCTCGGACGCCACCTtcgccagcgacgccgccgtgctgcggCCTCTCTGGTCCTTCCTCATCGAGTGCGCCGAGGGTGAGGGCTGCCGCGatggtgcggcggcgctgcagcgcggcacgTACGCGAAGATCAGTGTTCCACCAGCGTTGGGGTGCATCATGGTGCAGCTCTCTGCCAGCTCTCAGTACGGCCGCATTACCTTGTAG